From one Coffea eugenioides isolate CCC68of chromosome 11, Ceug_1.0, whole genome shotgun sequence genomic stretch:
- the LOC113752208 gene encoding uncharacterized protein LOC113752208, whose product MAGECTETTPLATTSSIHNWWPQHHLHGSSVSSWSTNNYPNWQYSELNNNSESSGDESVSISTSFTNASNHSGLTVESSRIVLVDGASAHEFVGETVPDGHLWNHVLIGGGNNGDLPNSENFGEQLLNDLPPKSISNGMFDPACDYTKKIDNSWLSSSMGPFNFEKQLNTPKLSNFVGNWSIPSQDEHMNQQFEPRQSDIGTLNSMIKEPFSDLGPGKRSMDRIMGSISCFGHDMKMVEEYGRSFDSYKVGDPNALGSTILGDKRKYSLELPNIRPCSNSRSLTEALSPVGHLSRPLLDTNLSKPILKTLDLSGFKKQVFQTSPFPTPISTISTLARNNRTTQALLSGGKKKRSEENPETVMKKAKQEGSTISTTKLQVPKAKLADKITALQQIVSPFGKTDTASVLWEAIGYIRFLQEQIQLLSSPYMKGNSSKDLWGGLDRNDSGEAKLDLKNRGLCLVPISGTPQACRENAGSDYLTPMYRGCLYR is encoded by the exons ATGGCTGGAGAATGCACTGAAACAACCCCTTTAGCTACCACTTCCTCTATACATAATTGGTGGCCTCAGCATCATCTTCATGGTTCTTCTGTATCTTCTTGGAGCACCAATAACTATCCTAATTGGCAGTACTCTGAACTTAACAACAATTCTGAGTCCTCTGGAGACGAAAGTGTTTCCATTTCCACATCTTTCACCAATGCTTCTAATCATTCCGGTTTGACTGTCGAATCCTCAAGAATAGTACTGGTTGATGGTGCTTCAGCCCATGAATTCGTTGGAGAAACAGTTCCTGATGGTCACCTCTGGAACCATGTTCTCAT AGGTGGCGGCAACAACGGAGACTTGCCTAAcagtgaaaattttggagaacAATTACTCAATGATTTGCCACCAAAGAGCATTTCAAATGGAATGTTTGATCCTGCATGTGACTACACCAAAAAGATTGACAATAGTTGGCTATCCTCAAGTATGGGACCTTTCAACTTTGAGAAACAACTCAATACCCCTAAGTTGTCAAACTTTGTTGGAAACTGGTCTATACCATCCCAAGATGAGCACATGAATCAACAGTTTGAGCCCCGGCAGAGCGATATAGGAACCCTTAACTCCATGATTAAGGAACCCTTTTCTGATCTTGGTCCGGGGAAGCGAAGTATGGATAGAATTATGGGTTCAATCTCATGTTTTGGTCATGATATGAAAATGGTGGAGGAATATGGAAGGTCATTTGACAGTTACAAGGTTGGGGACCCTAATGCTTTGGGTAGCACAATTTTGGGAGATAAGCGCAAATACTCTCTTGAATTGCCAAATATTCGTCCTTGCTCCAATTCAAGAAGTTTAACTGAAGCTCTTTCCCCTGTTGGTCATCTAAGCAGGCCACTGCTTGATACTAACCTATCTAAGCCCATCCTTAAAACCCTAGACTTATCAGGCTTCAAGAAGCAGGTCTTCCAGACTTCTCCA TTCCCAACTCCAATATCAACAATCAGCACACTTGCAAGAAACAATAGAACGACACAGGCACTGCTGAGTggaggaaagaagaaaagatcCGAAGAGAATCCGGAGACAGTCATGAAGAAGGCTAAACAGGAAGGCAGTACAATCTCAACCACAAAG TTGCAGGTTCCAAAAGCAAAGCTGGCAGATAAGATCACTGCCCTCCAACAAATTGTATCACCATTTGGAAAG ACTGACACAGCATCCGTACTATGGGAAGCAATTGGATATATAAGGTTTCTTCAAGAGCAAATACAG CTGTTGAGCAGTCCTTATATGAAGGGCAATTCGAGTAAG GACCTTTGGGGAGGATTGGACAGAAATGATAGTGGAGAGGCAAAGCTGGATTTAAAGAATCGAGGACTTTGTCTTGTTCCTATTTCAGGCACACCTCAAGCCTGTCGTGAGAACGCTGGTTCTGACTACTTGACTCCAATGTATCGAGGATGTCTATATAGATGA